The genomic stretch TGTCGTCGAGCAGCTGCTTGGCCTTGGCGCAGAACGAGCAACCGACCTTGGAGAACACCACCACCTGGTCAGGCTTGCGCGCGCCGGGGGCAATATAGGCCAGCATGGTGTCGGCATCGGACACCTTGAACGGGTCGCCCGGCTCTTCCGGCTCGATGAACATCTTCTGCACCACGCCGTCCTTGACCAGCATCGCATAGCGCCAGCTGCGCTTGCCGAAGCCCAGGTCGGCCTTGTCCACCAGCATGCCCATGCCTTCGGTAAATTCACCGTTGCCGTCGGGAATCATGGTGATGTTTGCGGACTCCTGGTCCTTGGCCCATTCGTTCATCACGAAGGTGTCGTTCACCGACACGCACAGGATCTCGTCGACGCCATGCTTGGCAAAAACCGGCGCCA from Cupriavidus nantongensis encodes the following:
- a CDS encoding glutathione peroxidase; amino-acid sequence: MLQSREGQRVPNVAFRVREDNEWKTVTTGELFDGKTVVVFSLPGAFTPTCSSTHLPRYNELAPVFAKHGVDEILCVSVNDTFVMNEWAKDQESANITMIPDGNGEFTEGMGMLVDKADLGFGKRSWRYAMLVKDGVVQKMFIEPEEPGDPFKVSDADTMLAYIAPGARKPDQVVVFSKVGCSFCAKAKQLLDDNGFDYIDVPLDNKVRGKVLGAVSGEMTAPQVFINGKLIGGAEALQQYLAA